The following coding sequences are from one Fimbriimonadaceae bacterium window:
- the prpB gene encoding methylisocitrate lyase produces MIHAPLDRPGQQLRDMMARGTVVMPGAFSALTALAAYKQGAKAVYLSGGAVTNNLVGVPDIALVTLEEMAGTAARACQVAPVPVVCDADTGFGEVWNVVRTIVEMERAGLAGVHLEDQVSPKRCGHLDGKDVVPRQQMEAKLRAAASAKRDPSFLVIARTDARGVEGMDGALDRAKAYVQAGADAVFPEGLTSEAEFAAFREAVDVPLLANMTEFGKTPLIPASRFAELGYQMVIFPVTALRVMLKAVEDFYAELLATGTQAGWMDKMRTRAELYDTVDYDAFTRQDAEWSRP; encoded by the coding sequence GTGATCCACGCCCCCCTCGACCGACCCGGGCAACAGCTGCGCGACATGATGGCCCGGGGCACCGTCGTGATGCCCGGAGCATTCAGCGCCCTGACCGCCTTGGCCGCCTACAAGCAAGGGGCAAAGGCCGTCTACCTGAGTGGCGGGGCGGTCACCAACAACCTGGTCGGCGTGCCCGACATTGCTCTGGTGACCTTGGAAGAGATGGCGGGCACCGCGGCCCGGGCCTGCCAGGTCGCCCCGGTGCCGGTGGTCTGCGACGCCGACACCGGCTTCGGCGAGGTCTGGAACGTCGTGCGAACGATCGTCGAGATGGAACGCGCCGGCTTGGCCGGGGTCCACCTGGAAGACCAGGTGAGCCCCAAGCGGTGCGGCCACTTGGACGGCAAGGACGTCGTGCCGCGCCAACAGATGGAAGCCAAACTACGGGCCGCCGCGTCGGCCAAGCGTGACCCGTCGTTCCTCGTCATCGCCCGCACCGACGCCCGGGGTGTCGAAGGGATGGACGGGGCGTTGGACCGCGCCAAAGCGTATGTCCAGGCCGGTGCGGACGCCGTGTTTCCTGAGGGCCTGACGAGCGAGGCAGAGTTCGCCGCGTTCCGCGAGGCCGTCGACGTGCCGTTGCTCGCCAACATGACCGAGTTCGGCAAGACGCCGTTGATCCCCGCGTCCCGGTTCGCCGAACTCGGCTACCAGATGGTCATCTTCCCGGTCACCGCGTTGCGAGTGATGTTGAAGGCGGTGGAGGACTTCTATGCGGAGTTGCTCGCCACCGGCACCCAGGCGGGGTGGATGGACAAGATGCGCACCCGGGCCGAACTGTACGACACGGTGGACTACGACGCCTTCACGCGGCAAGACGCTGAGTGGTCGCGACCGTAG
- a CDS encoding winged helix-turn-helix transcriptional regulator: MPETLGPRVATVYELQSAWLSPRLKAKGISWTTFQLIAAVHAAGDDASQVEVSRRLGVSAATLSESVRDHVAKGILEQVPSQQDRRVKVLRLTSRATGFYRDISSLVNECEALMSAGLSAKDVESCAKTLDQMIQKLERAVDA, encoded by the coding sequence ATGCCCGAAACCCTGGGTCCACGCGTCGCCACGGTCTACGAACTGCAGTCCGCTTGGCTGAGCCCCCGCCTCAAGGCGAAGGGGATCAGCTGGACGACGTTCCAATTGATCGCCGCGGTCCACGCGGCAGGGGACGACGCTTCGCAAGTCGAAGTGTCGAGGCGCTTGGGCGTCTCGGCGGCGACCCTGAGCGAGTCCGTGCGCGACCATGTGGCGAAGGGGATCCTTGAACAGGTGCCGTCGCAGCAGGACCGACGGGTGAAAGTCTTGCGCCTGACGAGCCGGGCAACCGGATTCTACCGCGACATCTCTTCCCTGGTGAACGAGTGCGAGGCACTGATGAGCGCCGGACTGTCTGCAAAAGATGTGGAGAGTTGCGCGAAAACCTTAGATCAAATGATCCAAAAGCTCGAACGCGCCGTCGACGCTTGA
- the pth gene encoding aminoacyl-tRNA hydrolase: MSFLRKKQPVVHPVRLVVGLGNPGPQYRRTRHNVGFDVVEALADRHKVKMDLMRHQAQIGLGEVAGVAVALLKPLTYMNLSGRAVGPVARHYGVKPEDILVVADDLDLPTGKVRMRAKGSSGGHNGHKSMIEALGTTEYPRLKIGIGRSDDATVDHVLSRFHKDERALIDDAVAKCVKAVEVWLADGYEAAALVANSGEPGG; encoded by the coding sequence ATGTCGTTCTTGAGGAAGAAGCAGCCGGTCGTCCACCCCGTGCGGTTGGTCGTCGGCTTGGGGAACCCTGGCCCGCAGTACCGGCGCACCCGGCACAATGTCGGCTTTGACGTCGTCGAGGCGCTGGCCGACCGGCACAAGGTCAAGATGGACCTGATGCGGCACCAAGCCCAGATCGGCCTGGGCGAAGTCGCTGGCGTGGCCGTCGCCCTGCTCAAGCCGCTCACCTACATGAACCTGAGTGGCCGGGCCGTGGGCCCGGTTGCAAGGCACTACGGCGTCAAGCCGGAGGACATCCTCGTCGTGGCCGATGACTTGGACCTGCCGACCGGGAAGGTCCGAATGCGGGCCAAGGGTAGCTCAGGAGGCCACAACGGCCACAAATCCATGATCGAGGCACTGGGCACCACCGAGTACCCGCGCCTGAAGATCGGGATCGGAAGGTCGGACGACGCCACGGTGGACCATGTGCTGAGCCGGTTTCACAAGGACGAGCGCGCCCTGATCGACGACGCCGTCGCCAAGTGCGTGAAGGCGGTGGAGGTCTGGTTGGCCGACGGATACGAAGCGGCGGCCTTGGTCGCCAATTCCGGCGAGCCAGGCGGCTAG
- a CDS encoding M28 family peptidase, with protein sequence MKPILLAAALIAIAPAAEQVPPASADYLRAHEKFLASDLLEGRGTPSRGLDIAAQYIASEFEKYGLKPAVGDSYFQETTYKSRQGVEGKVRNVVGVLPGSDPKLKDTYVLVTAHYDHLGVRKKENPEPGEDLIFNGANDDGSGTAGVMECARILSQMKTRPKRSIVFMCFWGEEQGLRGSAYYGKNPVFPLAATTAQINLEQIGRSDSDEGVKKAGFNITGATYSDLPQMIAKAAATVGVKYIEDPQHSDPYFMASDNGALAMVGVPAHTISVAYSYSDYHRVGDHWDKLDYPNFALVVRAAATAAYAVADSTAEPKWNTENPRAKRYAEARAKGGG encoded by the coding sequence ATGAAGCCGATTCTGCTGGCCGCCGCGCTCATCGCCATCGCCCCGGCCGCCGAACAAGTCCCGCCCGCGAGTGCGGACTACCTGCGGGCCCACGAGAAGTTCCTTGCCAGCGACCTGCTCGAAGGCCGAGGGACGCCGAGTCGGGGGCTCGACATCGCCGCCCAGTACATCGCGAGCGAATTTGAGAAGTACGGCCTGAAGCCGGCCGTCGGCGACAGCTACTTTCAGGAGACGACCTACAAGAGCCGCCAAGGCGTCGAGGGCAAGGTCCGTAACGTCGTCGGCGTGCTACCGGGCAGCGACCCCAAACTCAAGGACACCTACGTCCTCGTCACCGCCCACTACGACCACCTGGGCGTCCGCAAGAAGGAGAACCCCGAGCCCGGTGAGGACCTCATCTTCAACGGGGCCAACGACGACGGGAGCGGCACCGCCGGGGTGATGGAGTGCGCCCGTATCCTCAGCCAGATGAAGACCCGGCCCAAGCGGTCGATCGTCTTCATGTGTTTCTGGGGGGAGGAGCAGGGTCTGCGCGGAAGCGCCTATTACGGCAAGAACCCCGTGTTCCCCCTGGCGGCGACGACCGCCCAGATCAACCTGGAACAGATCGGCCGGAGCGACAGCGACGAAGGAGTCAAGAAAGCCGGGTTCAATATCACCGGCGCGACCTACAGCGACCTCCCCCAGATGATCGCCAAGGCGGCCGCGACCGTAGGCGTCAAGTACATCGAAGACCCGCAGCACAGCGACCCCTACTTCATGGCGAGCGACAACGGCGCCCTCGCCATGGTCGGTGTCCCCGCCCACACCATCAGCGTCGCATACAGCTATTCCGACTACCACCGGGTCGGCGACCATTGGGACAAGCTGGACTATCCGAACTTCGCGTTGGTCGTCCGGGCGGCCGCGACCGCAGCCTACGCGGTGGCCGACTCCACTGCCGAGCCGAAGTGGAACACCGAAAACCCGAGGGCGAAGCGCTATGCCGAGGCCCGGGCAAAAGGCGGCGGCTAG
- the wecB gene encoding UDP-N-acetylglucosamine 2-epimerase (non-hydrolyzing): protein MAKPKVVAVVGTRPDAIKTAPVVRELRRYDEVETILVSTGQHREMLAQALAAFDLAPDHDLGIMQHGQTLADMSRRVLEGLDPLVERLRPDLVLAQGDTTTTFVASLAAFYRRVKFGHIEAGLRTESVAEPFPEEFNRRATALVAAQHYAPTPWAAENLIREGHLGHTVFVTGNTGIDAVRHVAEQTTLTCYAEWPGRVVVLTTHRRENLGEPQADIARAALEVARTHPDVMLVVPMHRNPAVRETLVKVLGGQPRVDLVEPPDYADFVKLMQRSALILTDSGGVQEEAPAFGVPVLVLRHTTERPEGVEAGAAKLVGTDPQTIVREAAVALSGARDPHPTSPYGDGKAALRIRYLALRELGVDSPEEGMWTGFRR from the coding sequence GTGGCAAAGCCTAAGGTCGTCGCGGTCGTCGGCACCCGCCCCGACGCGATCAAGACCGCGCCGGTCGTCCGTGAACTCCGGCGGTACGACGAAGTCGAGACCATCCTGGTCAGCACGGGCCAGCACCGCGAGATGCTCGCCCAGGCCCTGGCGGCCTTCGACCTGGCGCCCGACCACGACCTGGGGATCATGCAGCATGGCCAGACCCTGGCCGACATGTCCCGTCGGGTCTTGGAGGGGCTCGACCCCTTGGTCGAACGCCTGCGCCCCGACCTGGTGCTCGCCCAGGGGGACACGACGACGACCTTCGTCGCCTCGTTGGCTGCGTTCTACCGCCGGGTGAAGTTCGGGCACATCGAGGCCGGCCTGCGTACCGAGTCGGTCGCCGAGCCGTTTCCCGAGGAGTTCAACCGCCGGGCCACCGCCTTGGTCGCCGCCCAGCACTACGCCCCGACCCCGTGGGCGGCGGAGAACCTGATCCGGGAAGGGCACCTCGGGCACACCGTCTTTGTGACCGGCAACACCGGCATCGACGCGGTGCGGCACGTGGCCGAGCAGACCACCCTGACCTGCTACGCCGAGTGGCCGGGCCGGGTCGTCGTCCTGACGACCCACCGCCGCGAGAACCTGGGCGAGCCCCAGGCCGACATCGCCCGGGCGGCCCTTGAGGTCGCCCGAACCCATCCTGACGTCATGCTTGTCGTGCCGATGCACCGCAACCCGGCCGTGCGCGAGACGCTCGTCAAAGTCCTCGGCGGGCAACCACGGGTCGATTTGGTCGAGCCCCCCGACTACGCCGACTTCGTCAAATTGATGCAAAGAAGCGCTCTCATCTTGACCGACTCCGGCGGCGTGCAAGAGGAGGCCCCCGCCTTCGGGGTGCCCGTCTTGGTGTTGCGGCACACGACCGAACGGCCCGAAGGTGTAGAGGCTGGGGCGGCCAAGTTGGTCGGTACCGACCCGCAGACCATCGTCAGGGAAGCTGCCGTCGCCCTGTCCGGCGCCCGGGACCCGCACCCGACCAGTCCCTACGGTGACGGCAAGGCAGCCCTGAGGATCAGGTACCTTGCCCTCCGCGAACTGGGGGTGGACTCCCCCGAAGAGGGCATGTGGACTGGATTCAGGCGATAG
- a CDS encoding Nramp family divalent metal transporter yields MTWNSGLLDGWRRKPSMPSLPESHRTVGVSGLRGLKRFLAFAGPGYLVAVGYMDPGNWATDLAGGSQFGYLLLAVILLSNFAAMFLQSLCAKLGIVAGRDLAQACHDQYSPWVSKVLWVLCELAITACDLAELLGSAIALKLLFGIPLVWGVVLTAADVLVVLLLQGRKFRVLEGLVTLLVLGVGACFALVVFWAHPDWAAVARGFVPSPEIVSNPTALYIAIGILGATVMPHNLYLHSSIVQTRAVGEDEPAKREALKFATWDSNIALLLALFVNAGILIVSAAAFHGRHEVTEIDQAYKLLAPVLGVTAASTLFAVALLASGQNATITGTLAGQIVMEGFLDLRIPGWARRLITRVVAIVPTVFIIGVYGEGKAMDLLVFSQVVLSLQLPFAIVPLLKFTGDKKLMGPFVNKPLTKVVGWTVATVIIALNVYLLYNTVSGWVKPAPTVATTQRLAA; encoded by the coding sequence ATGACATGGAACTCGGGCCTACTTGACGGTTGGCGGCGGAAGCCGTCCATGCCGTCTTTGCCCGAGTCACACCGGACGGTCGGCGTCTCCGGCCTCCGCGGCCTCAAGCGGTTCTTGGCGTTCGCCGGGCCGGGCTACCTGGTCGCGGTCGGCTACATGGACCCGGGCAACTGGGCGACCGACCTTGCCGGTGGCAGCCAGTTCGGCTATCTCCTCTTGGCCGTCATCTTGCTCAGCAACTTTGCGGCGATGTTCCTGCAGTCTCTGTGCGCCAAGCTGGGGATCGTCGCAGGCCGCGACCTCGCCCAGGCTTGCCACGACCAATACTCGCCGTGGGTCTCCAAGGTCTTGTGGGTGCTGTGCGAACTGGCGATCACCGCCTGTGACCTGGCCGAGTTGCTGGGCTCGGCCATCGCCTTGAAATTGCTGTTCGGCATCCCGCTGGTGTGGGGCGTCGTCTTGACCGCTGCCGACGTGCTGGTCGTCCTGCTCCTGCAAGGGCGCAAGTTCCGCGTCCTAGAAGGGCTCGTCACCCTGCTGGTGCTCGGCGTCGGCGCGTGCTTCGCCCTGGTCGTCTTCTGGGCGCACCCCGACTGGGCCGCGGTCGCCCGTGGGTTCGTCCCGTCGCCCGAGATCGTGTCTAACCCGACCGCCCTGTACATCGCGATCGGCATCTTGGGCGCGACAGTGATGCCGCACAACCTGTACTTGCATTCGAGCATCGTCCAGACGCGCGCGGTCGGCGAGGACGAACCCGCCAAACGTGAGGCCCTTAAGTTCGCGACGTGGGACTCGAACATCGCGCTGCTTCTCGCCCTGTTCGTCAACGCCGGGATCCTCATCGTGTCGGCGGCGGCCTTCCACGGGCGTCACGAAGTGACCGAGATCGACCAGGCGTACAAACTCCTCGCCCCCGTCCTGGGGGTGACGGCGGCCTCGACGCTCTTTGCCGTCGCCTTGCTCGCCAGCGGACAGAACGCGACGATCACGGGGACGTTGGCCGGGCAGATCGTGATGGAAGGGTTCCTCGACCTCCGCATCCCGGGGTGGGCGAGGAGGCTGATCACCCGGGTCGTCGCCATTGTGCCGACCGTCTTCATCATCGGCGTCTATGGCGAAGGGAAGGCGATGGACCTCCTCGTCTTCAGCCAGGTGGTGCTGAGCCTCCAGTTGCCGTTTGCCATCGTGCCCTTGCTCAAGTTCACCGGCGACAAGAAGCTCATGGGGCCCTTTGTGAACAAGCCGCTCACGAAAGTGGTGGGCTGGACGGTCGCGACGGTCATCATCGCGCTCAACGTCTACCTGCTCTATAACACGGTCTCGGGCTGGGTGAAGCCGGCCCCTACGGTCGCGACCACTCAGCGTCTTGCCGCGTGA
- a CDS encoding citrate synthase (catalyzes the formation of citrate from acetyl-CoA and oxaloacetate): MSATTYPNYSPGLEGVIGGITTISDIISETSTLVYRGYNVHDLASNGSFEETAYLLLFGHLPNRTELDGFKATLAAEREVPAQVYTALQQLPPTTHPMDIARLGFAAYAPFDPDYAAPSTDHEANLRKAVRIVAKASTIVGNGHRIRTGKAPLAPQAGHSVAENFLYLANGTEPDADTAHVMDSSLTLYAEHGFNASTFACRVCVATLSDLYSGVCAGIGTLRGPLHGGANEEAMRMLQEIGTPENAEPWIRDALANKKKIMGFGHREYKKRDPRAIYMTKVAKDLGEKTGDTKWGKIADTLEHIMETEKNIHPNVDFPAAYAYYLLGIPVDLYTPIFVMARVSGWTAHMVEQLANNRLIRPKCIYEGPTHATWVPVDER, encoded by the coding sequence ATGAGCGCGACGACATACCCGAATTACAGCCCCGGACTCGAAGGCGTGATCGGTGGCATCACCACCATCAGCGACATCATCAGCGAGACAAGCACCCTCGTCTACCGTGGTTACAACGTCCACGACTTGGCGAGTAACGGCTCGTTTGAGGAGACCGCTTACCTCCTGCTCTTCGGCCACCTGCCGAACCGGACCGAGCTTGACGGCTTCAAGGCGACCTTGGCCGCGGAGCGCGAGGTGCCCGCCCAGGTCTACACGGCCCTGCAGCAGCTGCCTCCCACCACCCACCCGATGGACATCGCCCGGCTTGGCTTCGCCGCGTATGCCCCGTTCGACCCCGACTATGCGGCACCGTCCACCGACCACGAGGCCAACCTCCGCAAGGCGGTCCGCATCGTCGCCAAGGCCAGCACCATCGTCGGCAACGGGCACCGCATCCGGACGGGCAAGGCTCCCCTGGCGCCCCAGGCCGGCCACAGCGTCGCCGAGAACTTCCTCTATCTGGCCAACGGCACAGAGCCGGACGCGGACACGGCCCACGTCATGGACTCGTCACTCACCCTCTATGCCGAGCACGGGTTCAACGCGTCCACCTTCGCCTGCCGGGTCTGCGTCGCGACCCTCAGCGACCTCTACAGCGGCGTCTGCGCCGGCATCGGCACCCTGCGCGGGCCTCTCCACGGCGGCGCCAACGAAGAGGCGATGAGGATGCTTCAGGAGATCGGCACCCCCGAGAACGCCGAACCCTGGATCCGCGACGCCCTGGCCAACAAGAAGAAGATCATGGGCTTCGGTCACCGCGAGTACAAGAAGCGTGACCCGCGCGCCATCTACATGACCAAGGTCGCCAAGGATCTCGGCGAGAAGACCGGCGACACCAAGTGGGGCAAGATCGCCGACACGCTGGAGCACATCATGGAGACGGAGAAGAACATCCACCCCAACGTGGACTTCCCCGCCGCCTACGCTTACTACCTGCTCGGCATCCCCGTCGACCTCTACACACCCATCTTCGTCATGGCCCGCGTGTCCGGCTGGACGGCGCATATGGTGGAACAGTTGGCCAACAACCGCCTGATCCGGCCGAAGTGCATCTATGAAGGCCCGACCCACGCGACGTGGGTCCCCGTGGACGAGCGCTGA
- a CDS encoding dCMP deaminase family protein — MTERPSWDAYFMQIAHLVKTRATCPRRQVGAVIVRDRRILATGYNGAPRGLPHCPPDGENLPWPDGCLMAGHCARSLHAEQNALLQAAMIGVPCEGSTMYVTCQPCNTCAKMIINAGVRHVVYEGDYPDPFSLELFGLSHVTVDIYRDGALVPVEETA; from the coding sequence ATGACGGAACGCCCCAGTTGGGACGCCTACTTCATGCAGATCGCGCATCTGGTGAAGACGCGGGCCACTTGCCCGCGCCGGCAGGTGGGGGCCGTCATCGTCCGTGACCGTCGCATCCTTGCCACCGGCTACAACGGGGCGCCGCGAGGCCTCCCCCACTGTCCGCCCGACGGCGAGAACCTGCCCTGGCCCGACGGTTGTCTCATGGCGGGCCACTGCGCCCGCTCCCTCCACGCGGAGCAAAACGCCCTGCTCCAGGCCGCGATGATCGGCGTCCCCTGCGAGGGCTCCACGATGTACGTCACGTGCCAGCCGTGCAACACCTGCGCGAAAATGATCATCAACGCCGGAGTGCGGCACGTGGTGTACGAAGGCGACTACCCCGACCCGTTCTCCCTTGAACTGTTCGGCCTCTCCCACGTCACCGTCGACATCTATCGTGACGGGGCCCTCGTGCCGGTGGAGGAGACCGCATGA
- a CDS encoding undecaprenyl/decaprenyl-phosphate alpha-N-acetylglucosaminyl 1-phosphate transferase, translating to MNPWQALAGFRAPLASAFVAFVSTIAVTPWVIQFAKNKGAMDDPTRDDRRVHTEPTPRWGGLAVFPGFLAAVLVSVAFAWPRGSFPMFLVGMLVCGVGLLVMGMVDDVKQLSAKMQLLYLLAAGVAVQFFSDALGHVQVLGMTLPGVGWVSFPAWVAVSLTAVYIFVVTKTMDTIDGVDGLASGIAAIAAGTIMTLAIFGGHRWVALAAGAVGGACLGFLRYNYNPARIFLAGGAQVIGFLLASLSVVATVKTAATLSMLLPVLPFAVPLFDAFFVVFRRIKNRQPIAKADKRHVHHTLLSRGFTQKQTVWILYLVAMALSGTLLVLVRSRGKA from the coding sequence ATGAACCCCTGGCAGGCCCTGGCTGGTTTTCGCGCGCCCCTGGCGTCCGCGTTCGTCGCCTTTGTCTCGACGATCGCGGTGACACCCTGGGTCATCCAGTTTGCCAAGAACAAGGGGGCGATGGACGACCCGACCCGCGACGACCGGCGCGTCCACACGGAACCGACCCCCCGATGGGGTGGGCTGGCGGTCTTCCCCGGCTTCCTCGCCGCCGTCCTCGTGTCCGTCGCCTTCGCTTGGCCACGGGGCTCGTTCCCGATGTTCCTCGTCGGCATGCTGGTGTGCGGGGTCGGCTTGCTCGTCATGGGCATGGTGGACGACGTCAAGCAGTTGTCGGCGAAGATGCAGCTGCTGTACCTCCTCGCCGCGGGTGTCGCCGTGCAGTTCTTCAGCGACGCTTTAGGGCACGTCCAGGTGCTCGGCATGACCCTTCCCGGCGTCGGTTGGGTGAGCTTTCCCGCCTGGGTGGCGGTCAGCCTGACGGCGGTCTACATCTTCGTCGTCACCAAGACGATGGACACGATCGACGGGGTCGACGGCCTGGCCAGCGGCATCGCCGCGATCGCCGCCGGCACCATCATGACCCTGGCCATTTTTGGCGGGCACCGGTGGGTGGCCCTGGCGGCGGGGGCCGTCGGCGGCGCCTGCCTCGGTTTCCTTCGCTACAACTACAATCCGGCGCGGATCTTCTTGGCCGGCGGGGCCCAGGTGATCGGGTTCCTGCTCGCCAGCCTCAGCGTCGTGGCCACGGTGAAGACGGCGGCGACCCTCTCCATGCTGCTGCCCGTGCTGCCCTTCGCCGTGCCCCTCTTCGACGCTTTCTTTGTCGTGTTCCGCCGGATCAAGAACCGCCAACCCATCGCCAAGGCGGACAAGCGGCATGTCCATCACACTTTGCTCAGCCGGGGGTTCACCCAAAAGCAGACCGTATGGATCCTTTACCTTGTCGCGATGGCTCTGAGCGGTACCCTCTTGGTCCTGGTGAGGAGCCGTGGCAAAGCCTAA
- the uppP gene encoding undecaprenyl-diphosphatase UppP, with the protein MDWIQAIVYGIVQGLTEFLPVSSSGHLNILPHLFHWNDPGAGFTAVIQLGTVVATFLYFWSDIKSSFTGWARSLKDKALRDTPEARAGWATFVATFPIIAIGWACKHFIKGQARDLTLTAWMLIAFAVVLGVAELLGKRRRALADVKPLDGLVMGVWQAIALVPGGSRSGTSISGGLFQGFERDAAARLSFLMSIPAVTAAGLYELFDARHELVAAGVGQTVVATVVSFFVGWFAVSFLMKFVRTQPMYVFVVYRIALGVAILLWLRAPA; encoded by the coding sequence GTGGACTGGATTCAGGCGATAGTCTATGGCATCGTCCAAGGGCTGACCGAGTTTCTCCCTGTCAGTAGCAGCGGACATCTCAACATCCTGCCGCACCTCTTCCACTGGAACGACCCCGGCGCGGGGTTCACGGCGGTCATCCAACTCGGTACCGTCGTCGCGACGTTCCTCTATTTCTGGTCGGACATCAAGTCTTCGTTCACCGGTTGGGCCCGGTCGCTCAAGGACAAAGCGCTCCGCGACACTCCGGAAGCCCGGGCCGGGTGGGCCACGTTCGTCGCGACGTTCCCGATCATCGCCATCGGCTGGGCGTGCAAGCACTTCATCAAGGGCCAAGCCCGCGACCTGACCTTGACCGCGTGGATGCTGATCGCCTTCGCTGTCGTCCTGGGCGTCGCCGAGCTCTTGGGCAAGCGCCGGCGCGCCCTCGCCGACGTGAAGCCCCTCGACGGCCTCGTCATGGGCGTGTGGCAGGCCATCGCCCTGGTGCCCGGAGGAAGCCGGAGCGGCACGTCGATCAGCGGCGGCTTGTTCCAAGGGTTCGAGCGGGACGCCGCCGCCCGGCTGAGCTTCCTCATGTCGATCCCGGCCGTGACCGCCGCCGGGCTCTACGAACTCTTCGACGCCCGACATGAACTGGTCGCCGCCGGGGTCGGGCAGACAGTCGTCGCCACCGTGGTGTCCTTCTTCGTCGGTTGGTTCGCGGTGTCCTTCCTTATGAAGTTTGTGCGCACCCAGCCGATGTACGTCTTCGTCGTCTACCGGATCGCCCTGGGCGTGGCGATCCTCCTGTGGCTCCGGGCCCCGGCCTGA
- a CDS encoding acyltransferase, protein MDKPSEAAKPKGSAKIQLLEGMRGLAAVYVFIGHLFLERFGFRDTKFAPLFQFGQEAVMVFFLLSGFVIYYSVANKPKIAFGEYFRKRFLRIYPIYVLALVLTLFLTPKNGELWANLLMLQDFKTAKPGVWFATLGGNSALWSLSYEWWFYMLFFPIYRFVPDAKQRVVAYSLAAAGLALYVVVPNQISLFLAYFAIWWTGVEIARANRRGERLSLARQWPGVAMLAASSAVFLVWTAVAKGQGQPIKLGFHPFLEARHFGSALAIVVVASMVSAKGKAGLDRVLRPFTKLAPASYAIYVLHMPLVVHAAYLDFLPAAVALPAYAAVLFIVSFVVEGPVQTWVNGLVPGRKRTAVARV, encoded by the coding sequence ATGGACAAACCGTCCGAAGCGGCTAAGCCCAAGGGAAGCGCGAAGATCCAATTGCTGGAAGGCATGCGGGGCTTGGCGGCGGTCTATGTCTTCATCGGCCACCTCTTCTTGGAGCGGTTTGGATTCCGCGACACAAAGTTCGCCCCGCTTTTCCAGTTCGGGCAGGAGGCCGTCATGGTCTTCTTCCTGCTTTCGGGGTTTGTCATTTACTACTCAGTGGCGAACAAGCCCAAGATCGCTTTTGGCGAATATTTTCGCAAACGGTTCTTGCGGATCTATCCGATCTATGTCCTTGCCCTTGTCCTGACCCTGTTCCTGACCCCAAAGAACGGCGAGCTATGGGCGAACCTCCTCATGCTCCAGGACTTCAAGACCGCCAAGCCTGGGGTGTGGTTCGCCACCCTCGGCGGTAACAGCGCCCTGTGGTCGTTGTCCTACGAGTGGTGGTTCTACATGCTGTTCTTCCCGATCTACCGCTTCGTCCCCGACGCGAAGCAACGGGTCGTCGCCTATTCGTTGGCCGCGGCGGGGCTCGCGCTCTACGTCGTGGTGCCCAACCAGATCAGCCTGTTTCTCGCCTACTTCGCGATCTGGTGGACCGGTGTCGAGATCGCCCGGGCCAACCGGCGGGGCGAGCGGCTGAGTCTGGCCCGCCAGTGGCCCGGTGTCGCGATGCTCGCGGCCTCGAGCGCGGTGTTCCTGGTTTGGACGGCCGTCGCCAAGGGCCAGGGCCAACCGATCAAGCTCGGGTTCCATCCGTTTCTTGAGGCCCGGCACTTCGGCAGCGCCTTGGCCATCGTGGTGGTCGCCAGCATGGTGTCGGCGAAGGGGAAGGCCGGCCTCGACCGTGTCCTAAGACCCTTCACGAAGCTGGCTCCGGCGTCGTACGCCATCTACGTCCTTCACATGCCCCTGGTCGTCCACGCGGCCTACCTCGATTTTCTCCCCGCGGCGGTCGCCTTGCCGGCTTATGCCGCCGTCCTCTTTATCGTCTCGTTTGTCGTCGAGGGCCCGGTCCAGACGTGGGTCAACGGCCTGGTGCCTGGGCGCAAGCGGACAGCAGTGGCGCGCGTCTGA